The proteins below come from a single Sorghum bicolor cultivar BTx623 chromosome 4, Sorghum_bicolor_NCBIv3, whole genome shotgun sequence genomic window:
- the LOC8068873 gene encoding bisdemethoxycurcumin synthase, with translation MGSAPATAQEMRRAQRADGPAAVLGIGTANPPTCLAQDDYPDYYFRVTNSEHLTDLKGKLTRICNKSGIKQRYIHLNEDLLAANPDFADRTRPSLDARVDIASAAVPELAAAAAAKAIAEWGRPATDITHLVFSTYSGARAPSADRRLASLLGLRPTVSRTILNLHGCYGGGRSLQLAKELAENNRGARVLVACSEITLIAFYGPEGGCADNILGQALFGDGAGAVIVGADPVAPVERPLFEMAFASQTTIPETEDAISMQINKGGMEYHISNQVPRLLGCNVERCLVDAFRALGVSAAWNDLFWAIHPGGRAILDHIEGVLGLDDSKLAASRHVLSEFGNMSGTTVIFVLDELRRRRAAMAMQGGEAPEWGVMMAFGPGITIETMVLHAPSNLDLKGN, from the coding sequence ATGGGGAGCGCACCGGCCACCGCCCAAGAGATGAGGCGTGCGCAGCGCGCGGATGGGCCAGCCGCCGTGCTCGGCATCGGCACGGCGAACCCGCCGACGTGCTTAGCGCAGGACGACTACCCCGACTACTACTTCCGCGTCACCAACAGCGAGCACCTGACCGACCTCAAGGGCAAGCTCACCAGGATCTGCAACAAGTCAGGCATCAAGCAGCGCTACATCCACCTCAACGAGGACCTGCTCGCCGCCAACCCGGACTTCGCCGACCGCACGCGCCCGTCCCTGGACGCGCGCGTGGACATCGCCTCCGCCGCCGTCCCGGAGctggccgcggccgccgcggccAAGGCCATCGCCGAGTGGGGCCGCCCGGCCACCGACATCACCCACCTCGTCTTCAGCACCTACTCCGGCGCGCGCGCCCCGAGCGCCGACCGCCGCCTCGCGTCCCTGCTGGGCCTCCGCCCCACGGTGTCGCGCACCATCCTCAACCTCCACGGCTGCTACGGCGGCGGCCGGTCGCTCCAGCTCGCCAAGGAGCTTGCCGAGAACAACCGCGGCGCGCGCGTCCTTGTCGCCTGCTCTGAGATCACGCTCATCGCCTTCTACGGCCCCGAAGGAGGCTGCGCCGACAACATCCTCGGGCAGGCTCTGTTCGGCGACGGCGCTGGCGCCGTCATCGTCGGCGCCGACCCCGTCGCCCCCGTCGAGCGCCCGCTGTTCGAGATGGCCTTCGCCTCGCAGACAACGATACCGGAGACCGAGGACGCCATCTCCATGCAGATCAACAAAGGTGGCATGGAGTACCACATCTCCAACCAGGTGCCCCGACTGCTGGGGTGCAACGTGGAGCGCTGCCTTGTCGACGCGTTTCGCGCGCTCGGCGTCAGCGCTGCGTGGAACGACCTTTTCTGGGCGATCCACCCTGGCGGCCGTGCCATTCTGGACCACATCGAGGGAGTGCTCGGCCTGGACGACAGCAAGCTGGCGGCGAGTCGCCATGTGCTCAgcgagtttggcaacatgagcGGCACCACGGTGATCTTCGTGCTCGATGAGTTGCGCCGCCGTCGGGCAGCGATGGCCATGCAGGGAGGGGAAGCGCCGGAGTGGGGAGTGATGATGGCTTTTGGACCGGGAATCACAATTGAGACCATGGTGCTCCACGCCCCTAGCAACCTTGACCTGAAGGGAAATTAA